The genomic window AAGAGAGGACCTGGGCTACAAGAGAGGACGCGGGGGCGCCAACAGCACGGACGGCGGCGGCACTGCGGCAGAAACGTTGCAGGGAGAACGCAGGGTTTTGGTTGGGTGATTTTGAACTTTGCTTCAGAGTTCAGAGGGATAGTGATAGGAGGGGGGAGAGGGTTGGGGGAAGGAAGGTGAGTGAGGGCTGAACGTTgggttttttacttttttttataaaaaacaaaaatcaaaacagTGCCGTTTAACAAGAACTGGCCGGTTATCGGTCCGATCCAAACTGAACGGTTTTCGAATGAACGATTATTAGCAGCGAATCAGACCGTTTTTATTGCCGATTCCCGGTTGGATCGGTTCGACTGACCAATCCGGTTCGGTTTTTCGAACCATGATTTATGCTAGTCCGTAAGAACGCAAGAGGAAACTTGCAGAGTAGCTAGCACAATGCAACTGCCATGGATGCTCATAGGGGATTTTAATGACATtatagaagaggaagaaaagaagGGGGAGCACCGATTGACTTTCAAGCTTATCATAGATTTAAGAACTGGATTGAGAAGTGCAATCTTATTGATCTAGGCTTCTTGAGATCAAAGTTCACTTGGAAAGGGAGAGCTAGGAATGATCGGGATAGGTTTTTCAAGCATCTAGATAGAGCATTCTGTAATGCTAACTGGAGAGTGCAATTCCCTGAGGCAAGAGTGGAAGTCTTAACCAGGGTCAGCTCTGACCATCACCCACTGCTAGAGTTGATATTGGTCTAAAACCTTTCTGTTATGAGGCCATGTGGGAGTCCCATCCTGAGTTTGGAAGTTTTCTTGCCTTGCCTGGGAGAAAGGAGGAACTTCTGCCAACGCTCTCAATGTGAAACAAAAATATCTTCGGTGATGTCTTTCAGAGGAAGAGGAGGATCATGGATAGATTGAAGGGAATCCAAACTACTAATTCTTATGGAAAGAATAAATTCTTAGAAAGATTAGAGGGAGAACTGGAAACCATTCTTGaacaaaaagaaatttttgacaaCTGTGGTTAGTTGAAGGGGATAGGAATACCAAGTTCTATCATACAAAAACTCTTTTGAGGAGGCGGAGGAACAAAATCCTGAAATTAAGGCGTGATAATGGTGAATGGTGCGAAAACAAGAGAAATTGAAAAGCATGGCAGTAAATATTTTCAAGGCGCTATACCAATTAGATAATCAAAACAGGCCCTCCATTGATGCCATATTCCCCTACCCGAGTATAGAAAGGAGCTATAAGCATAAATTATCTCAAATcccttcagatgaagagatctgcAAAGGAATTTTCAGCATAGGGTCGCTCAAAGATGGTTTTCCAGCCTTATTCTACAAGGAGCATTGGAGCTTGGTGTAAAGAAACGTATATGGCTTTATCAAGATGCTTTGGTAGAACCCTGATCAGATTAATTGCTCTTGTTCCAAAGGTCACAAACCTAGAATTTGGTTTCTAGTTTCATTCGATTGCGCTCTGCAATGTNNNNNNNNNNNNNNNNNNNNNNNNNNNNNNNNNNNNNNNNNNNNNNNNNNNNNNNNNNNNNNNNNNNNNNNNNNNNNNNNNNNNNNNNNNNNNNNNNNNNNNNNNNNNNNNNNNNNNNNNNNNNNNNNNNNNNNNNNNNNNNNNNNNNNNNNNNNNNNNNNNNNNNNNNNNNNNNNNNNNNNNNNNNNNNNNNNNNNNNNNNNNNNNNNNNNNNNNNNNNNNNNNNNNNNNNNNNNNNNNNNNNNNNNNNNNNNNNNNNNNNNNNNNNNNNNNNNNNNNNNNNNNNNNNNNNNNNNNNNNNNNNNNNNNNNNNNNNNNNNNNNNNNNNNNNNNNNNNNNNNNNNNNNNNNNNNNNNNNNNNNNNNNNNNNNNNNNNNNNNNNNNNNNNNNNNNNNNNNNNNNNNNNNNNNNNNNNNNNNNNNNNNNNNNNNNNNNNNNNNNNNAATACAACTTCAAATATTATCAGTGCTAAGGAGATGGTCCACAACATGAAGAGAATAAAGGATAAGAAGATGTTCATGGCTGTTAAGATAGATTTCGAAAAAACATATGATAAACTACATTGGCAGTACATTAAGGAGTGGTTAATTGATTTTGATCTACCAGAGAATCTCATTGATATTATTATGAGCTGTATCTCTCGGGTATCTTATAAAAAATTTTGTGGAATGGGTGCAAAGCTACAGGGTGCAAGAAAATTACATGCCATTGGGTGGGACTTCTTATGCAAACCCAAACCGTTAGGGGGGGCGGGGGTTTAGGAGAATGGATATTATGAATGAAGCCTTCATGTTAAAGCTATTGTGGAGATTATTAAATGAGAAGGACTCTCTTTGGGCACAAACTCTATATCGTAAATACGGGAGAGACTAAAATCTTCTTCAGGGGATGATACAATCGGCTTCCGATTCACCATTGTGGAAAAGCCTCACAAACGCCTGGCATTTTTTAATTAAACATATTTCCTTTTCTTTAGGGAATGTTGTGGAAGCATAACTGGGTTAAGGGAGAGGAACCATTGCTACAACAAGCTGTGGGTGATATAAATATGATTAATCAAAGTATGAAAGTGCGGGATGCTGCAACTGCTGAAGGGGAATGGGATTTTGGATTTCTGAACAAAATCAAAGCCATTCCTCCTCCCAGTGATGAGATTGGTGAAGATAGAATTATGTGAAATCCCTCAATGGCGAATTCACTGTGAAAAGTGCTTACAATGATTTATGTAACTATGGAGAAATACAAGACTACATATCTACAGAGCTCCTTTTGATGCTTGGATCCGATGGAATTTAACATCGGAAATTTGGCCAATCCAAACAAGTGCCATGGATCACTCAATTCATGGCCACTTGTTGGTGGATTTGGAGATGGTGAAATAAGGAAATCTTTTTGAgtgcaaaaataattttattggttttttttttcattgctGTAATTTTTGTTTACATATATATAACGCATACTTTTCTACTAAGTATAAGTGTTATACTCCTTAATAGTTAGATAAATCTTAATTTTCTAATTCGTTGTGTTTTAAAGTATGATCATTATGAGGAATTTTATTATGATAATACAAATTGAATATTATAtccaattttaataattataattacaaattttaagATAGTTTTATAGATCTTTAAACGAAAAAATACTTCTTGAAAAATTATAAAGCTGTGccaaaataaaccaaaagacGGGTAAGAAAAATGAATGATATCTAATGTTACAATTCTTCAAACATTTAAGTCACATTTTAATGGGCAATTTCCACAAACAAATTGTGTTGAGTAAGATAGTATTCCCTTGTCCTAATTGTTAAAAAAGTTACATTTCAATCTtgtttgatttttatataatctgGTTTTGGGTTCCATTAGTTTGAAGGAACACAAATATAGTTTGAACATGAGTATATTAaacatattaaatttttaatacacGATTATACACAATTTTGAAATACATAGTATCTATTTAAGCAAAAATTGAGATGGCCTacgatttttttaataaatcgaATAAATCAATAACATTAAACAcagaatgaaattaaattaaatgttaaaaatatatatttttttttaaattgtaaatATTTGAGACAAATTATACTTGACCCTTGTTCATTTATCTCCAACTCCATTAGGGTGTAGACATTATTAAATGTTAATACAAAAACAATTATCAAATAAGAAGGATTTTGACTTAATCAAATGGTATtgcaatattttttaataatgcattaaaCTTTAgggaaaatataataaaataaaatcaataagAAAATGATATCTGATATCTGATATATTCTCCTACAACAGAGGCCGAGATGGCCTATGATTTTTCACAAATATTACTACAAATTATAAAATGCTTCAATGGCATACATATCCTCCCCTCATCAATTGAAGTCATTTCCACACACATTTAATTTACAAAATTCAGGATTCATAAAATCCTCAACCTTATACTCATTCATCAGAGGCACAATGGCTGCTACCAAATATATTTACCATAATTTTAGTTTCCTTTCCCTTCTTAGCATCTCAATCATCTGAGCTGTATTCACTAGATTCCGGCAACAAGGGAACGGCGGCGCAGCAGAAAGATTCCTTGTCCTTAAGGAGTAAACAACTGCCATCTGAGTTCCATTTCAGGTCTGTTATAGCGAATTGGGATATGGGGACATGGACACAGTAGGCACCAGAGGGTGTCCACATGTACAAGTGTGTGCTTCCGGTGCAAAAAACAAGGCGAGTGCATGATGGATCCCAGGCTGCTGCTTTGATAGGGTCTTTCTGCACTAATATTGAGGCGAGTTCGAGATGTCGAATGTCCCATATCCAAAGTACTGTAGGCATGCTGTCGTTGCGAGTACATATGTATTGGCTATCGTTACTCCATGACAATAAACCTGCAAGACAAATGAATGTGTTTGGCTGTTTAGTTGTACTGGTAGTGGTATCTTACAAGGGCCATGATTAAAAAGTAGGggaaaaaattcaataaattgagAGAATCCATATGATTTTGATTTTGTCCAATAATCAAATTTGGAAAGGAAACGGAATCCATATCACTAACTTTTCTTTTTGTTCATAGGTCTGTTAAACAAACTATGCAGCCGAAAATTTGATGTATACAGAGAATCCACATCAACTTCAAAAAATTCTGTAGTTTCTTTTTACATATTGAATTTCGCAACGAAGAAAGCTCTGGCATTTGAAAAATTGGAGAAGCATAGCTTACCTATTCCTTGTTTGGGATTAGGTTTGTCAGCAGGAGGCTTCTGGAATGGTAAACTGATAGGAACTTCCATAACCTCATACCTTACTCTAAAGGGTTCTTCGGGAGCATCTGGTTGGAAAATTATGAGAGGAAAAAATTATTATGaggagaaaaaaaatgaaagaaaacatCCCATGACAAAACTAATTACCAGGGAAAGTTACATATATATATGAAACAAATGTTAATTGAACATCAATTTGCAAGTCCAAACAGCATATGCTTGTTCAACTAGAATTACAACAAATTAAGCATTGTCTTACTAAGTGGGGTCAGCTTCATAGAGCAGGCCATGCCATAATACTTTATCATGAATTTTAGTAAGGAAAAATTTCTATCTGACTTCTTAAAGCTCCTAGAGGAACTCTACTGGCTCAAAAATTATTCCTCAACAGAAGTTAAGGACATAAGAAGATAGAAGAAAAGCCTTTGGAGTCTGAATCAAGCACAACTATTTTGGAATGACTTCATGGCTTGGATTCAAGAGTTTACTGCTTACAGTATTTTAGCAAACAATAAATCAAATAAATCTATGcataataaagtaaataaaataaaaaaaatagagcaaTTATATTTACCATTGTTTCCTTGGGAAAAATCATCACTCAAACACAGTTCAGACATATCAAGGTGCAGTGGTTCATCTACTTCCTGCAAGTTCAGGGACAAGGTAAAGAAATTTCTCATAAACTAGCATATAAACATGAGTATAGTTGGAAAAGGGAATACTTTGAAGACAGCTGCATAACAAGGGGCCCGGAGAGTATATGGGTGCATAAACTCTGCAAATGTCTTCCAAGTTAGATGATTCAAGACCCGCAGCATCTGGTCATAACTACCCACTGCAAGAAATTGACCAGAAGGAGACCATGACACAGTTTTAACACCCAATCCACTTTCATATGCTTGATACTTGGAAAGGCATCTTCCGTCTGGAGAATAGATTAGAACCTATGTCAAACAAAACTGACTAAGTTTTTGGAGAAGGCAACTATATAATAAATCAATAAAATTAACTTCATATGAAAGCAAAACAGCAAGCTATAGCTGACATGAAAGTAGATATGCAACACCAACACATGATATGCTGCCATGCTTGGAACTTTGATTTTAAAATGCAAGTACAATTTGGCTACATGTTGCTAATCAAACATCAATTCTATAATTCGATCTTAGTAGGGTTTATAGGTACTCACATTCATGACGAGATGTCAAAAAACAAATAGTCAAGTTATCGAGAAGACAACTCTGGAAGATGTAAATACACATTGTGTTTCAACCTATGAATGACTACTATTCAATGTCGCCCGCAGAGAAACATATTGTTCTTATCATTATTGGAAACTAGATATGGGGACCCGTGAGTGTTTCTTGAATTCACGAACTTGGTTGAAGTAAGTAATCTTTAAAATCACaccatttatttttcatctaaaagaACTAAAACTTCAGAATACCAAATTTCAGAGGCTAGTGTTTgaaagaaaaatatgaaaagacAACGGAGGTTACCTTGTATTCAAGTGGCGAATCCCATATCACAATAGCACTATCATCTGGTGACCATTCAATGTCAGCCAAGTCTACTGTGTCGACTGCAAAACTGCCCATGATTTCCCAATTGTGACAAGATAACAGATTTATATAATCCTTGCAATCACGCCTTGTGCAAATTGCTGCAAATTTCCCATCTCTCGTGAAAGAAACTCCCTTAGAGGCGTGCTTTGGCCACTGCACATGAACACAGGCTGTGTTTACCAAAGACCAAACTGTCAAACGCAACTGGAAATCTGACGTAGTGAGTATGTGGCGACTATCTGGGCTCCATCTAGCATAAGCAATACCTGCAGGACCTTCATCTATTTTGCATGTCCATTCAGGTTGGGTCAGTGACCAAGCTTGTATCATCGGTCTCCTATACAGACCACAAAGAATGTATTCAGAATCAAGGGCCCATTCGATATAGCTAATCCTGTCCAAGCAGGAAAACAGCTGCACAACCTGAATGATCCAAAAAGAATTATCAGAAACCAAGAACTAAAAGCAGAACATTAGAACCAATCATCTTAGTCAATGTGCCATATACGACATACTATATGTGATCCACCGTTGAAGTTTACATTTAAACAAGCATCTTAGTTTATCCTATTGCTTTTATTGACATAAAGCTTAAGTTATTCAGAACCGAAGTTCATAAATTTGATCTTAGAAATTCAATGCAAAAACCAGAACATCACAATCAAGAGTTAATGTATATAGAAACCATGTTCCATAGGCTAAATCAAACCATTTTAATTCCCTATAAATCTATATATCTGAGAACTGGGAACAATCCAACTTTGTTTCTCTATTGAATCCAATTACCACAGCAACGTTCTAATTTCTTTCAGAGAAAATAATCTAGATCCCTTAATCCTCTTCCCTTGACACTCAAGCTGAAAATCTCAACACACACTAGCAGAAATCACAGATAGGGAAACCTAAATGCAACTCGACATTCCCAAAAGATCATCTAAACCCCCACATTGTTGCACACGATGAAGTCACAGCTCACAAAAGAAGCCAAACCCACAAAACAAAATCAAAGATTTTAGAATGCTGACACAAATTCACaataaaaaagacaaaaaaaaaatgaatgaatgaaattgAGGTGATGGAGTGAGTGTTCGGAAGACCTTGAAAGAGAGAGTGTCCCGAATGACGAGGCGGTAATCGACGGCTACGGCGATGAATCGAGCATTGGGAGAGAAACAACAAGGACCCGTTTGCTTGTAAGATTCAGTGAACTCCATGGATCCGCCAATGAAGAACAACAAGGAACCAACTATTCCATAAGGGGAGAGAGATGGTGGTAATGCAATTCTGAAAGCGGAACTGTACTAATTGATTGCGACAGAAACTCAGAGCAGAACACTAGATCTGGATTCTGGAACCGTGATCAGAGAATGGTGTCTTTCTTTTcagaagaaaaataattttcaaatttcactCATTATTATGGAGTGAATTTACCTACATTTGAACTTTGAATATGAAAGGGGCCAAGGGGGACTTAGGGAGAGAGGCAaagtaaaatactaaaatttgaTCTGAGCTAATGTAAATTGACATAAATACCCATTTTAAAAAAGTAATTAAAGAATTAAGGAATGCTAATTGTCAATTCTTTTATATCTTGAAGAGATTTTTtgtattataaaataaataacattAATTCTTATAACAAATTATAACATCTTTATTTTTTaagatttatttgtttttttttttagttttcgtGAAGTTTGTCCATCATATAACCCAAAATTTGCCTAAATTCTCGATAAATTTGTCTAAGTTTTAGgtaaatttgatgttattttttATGTTCAAACTTATTCTCAATATTTTATAAATGTCATCGAGTGAGAAGCTTActtaagtaaaaaaaatatattcacctcttattttactttttaaaatgtTTGGAATATTATTGTTATCGATTTATTTTGATGAAAAAATAGTACAGTTGGGCTACACATATATGTGATTTTTCATCAAAGTCTATCTAATTTTGCCCAACACTAAAAAACCCAATCTCATTAAATGAGCGCGTATTACATGCGCCCAAACCCCCCTCCCCCAAAACGTTAACATATTCATTCGCGTCTTAAATATAAAGCGTTCCTTCTTCAACTTCGAAACTGCTATTGGAGTtcaaatctctctcaaaatctctCAAAGTTCGTTTGTGTTCTATGCTTTTACTGAAGAATCGCGAGAAGAtttcaaaagaaagaagaaaaaacaaacaaaaataagaacaaagactGCGAAAGATATGAGAAAAACTACTGTTCATTTAAAATCTCGCATTCTCGCGTTTCTCCTAGTTGGATTTAAGGTTTAGTGGATTGAGTTGCTTCATTTAGTAGATCGAGTTATtctgattctttttttttttgcgtaACTAGGGCATATGAATGGAAATGTGTTGTTAGTTTCTTTTTGTGATATATAGTTCAGTTCATTGGAGTTACTGATTTAGATTCACTTTATTGTTAGTGTGTTtagttgagttcttttgcatgcaaaaatatttttcttgctgattgaatgtttatcatgttttattcaaaacatgaatGGAGATCGGTTCATTGGAGTTGCTGATTTAGATTCATTTGATTGTTAAGTGttcagttgagttcttttgcatgtAGAAATGTTCTTCTTGCTGATTAAATGTTTATTATGTTTTATTCAAAATATGAATGGAGATCGGTTCATTGGAGTAGCTGATTTTGATTCACCTGATTGTTATGTAttcagttgagttcttttgcatgcagaaatattttcctTACTGATTGAATTTGTAACATATTTTATTCAAACATGAATGGCGTTAAGTTCATTTGagttggtgattttgattcacttgattgttatgtgttcaattgagttcttttgcatacaGAAATATTTTCtttgctgattgaatgtttaaCATGTTTTATTCAAACATGAATGGAGTTCAGTTCATTGGagttggtgattttgattcacttgattaaaATATGCATGCTTGTGCTTGTCGGTGTATTGAGTGAAGTATTGTCCTTGCagcaaaaatgaaaaagatgatGGTGACAAAAAAGTAGAAGTCACGCTATAACGTAAGCATATATacacattaaatatatttatcgcCTTTCACTCAAAtaaactctattttgttttataaaTATATCATAACATACTGtttgagtaaagtattgtttttgtccccaacgtttgggataagtcctATAATTGTCCCTAATATTTTATTCGTCCTATTTATGTCTCCAACATTCCCAAGTTGATTCAATGTTACCCTCCCGTTAACTCCACTGACGGAACACTAACGGAGCTGCATACGTGGAGGCCTTTGTCCACTGTGGCAAACTTTTCCCCTGGTGACCGTTATtgagaattgaaaaaaaaaaagaaatattaatttaaaagggTGATGAAACCCTAATTTGAGATTGCCCCTATTGTAACTCTGTTGCAGTCGTTGCTGACTCCATGGCTTTGCAGGGCTCCCAGGCGGTGCGTAGTAGCAGTGCTTCGGGTCGAAACAGCAGCCAAGGTCGTCGACGGAGAACAACTTGTTACTATGGGGAGAGGCCAGTGCTTG from Arachis ipaensis cultivar K30076 chromosome B09, Araip1.1, whole genome shotgun sequence includes these protein-coding regions:
- the LOC107619053 gene encoding WD repeat-containing protein WRAP73 is translated as MEFTESYKQTGPCCFSPNARFIAVAVDYRLVIRDTLSFKVVQLFSCLDRISYIEWALDSEYILCGLYRRPMIQAWSLTQPEWTCKIDEGPAGIAYARWSPDSRHILTTSDFQLRLTVWSLVNTACVHVQWPKHASKGVSFTRDGKFAAICTRRDCKDYINLLSCHNWEIMGSFAVDTVDLADIEWSPDDSAIVIWDSPLEYKVLIYSPDGRCLSKYQAYESGLGVKTVSWSPSGQFLAVGSYDQMLRVLNHLTWKTFAEFMHPYTLRAPCYAAVFKEVDEPLHLDMSELCLSDDFSQGNNDAPEEPFRVRYEVMEVPISLPFQKPPADKPNPKQGIGLLSWSNDSQYICTRNDSMPTVLWIWDIRHLELASILVQKDPIKAAAWDPSCTRLVFCTGSTHLYMWTPSGAYCVHVPISQFAITDLKWNSDGSCLLLKDKESFCCAAVPLLPESSEYSSDD